Proteins from a genomic interval of Treponema brennaborense DSM 12168:
- a CDS encoding integron integrase, with protein MNVTLFSIEENRIAVSFDYNSTVLNAVRKIPERQWSATRKFWSVPNTQKTIDLLLETLAETHLFDYSAQNPVSNPDSVRCGIPDITKYVTLLEAKHYSRRTVQAYAKWLIAFGKRFASIPSALLSQTEINLFLTELVTEKNVSASTQNQALAALLFYFRYIKGTEPCNLASVIRAKKTVHIPVVFSKDEVRAIFDQLSDEKLLIAQLLYGTGMRLSECLCLRIQDIDFAHNMIIIRNGKGAKDRRTMLPHILEKKIRAHIVSVKQLHQADIADGWGVVTLPFALRKKYSGASADFAWQWVFPQKNRWKNTDTGMQGRYHIDASIMERAVQKAVRDAGIYKRGNCHTFRHSFATHLLENGYDIRTVQELLGHSDVKTTMIYTHVLNKGPSGVSSPLDRL; from the coding sequence ATGAATGTTACGCTGTTCAGTATTGAAGAAAATAGAATTGCAGTTTCTTTCGATTATAATTCGACTGTTCTCAATGCTGTCAGAAAAATTCCCGAAAGACAGTGGAGTGCAACCCGAAAGTTTTGGTCTGTTCCGAATACACAAAAAACGATTGATCTGCTGCTTGAAACCCTGGCGGAAACGCACCTTTTTGATTATTCTGCGCAGAATCCGGTTTCAAATCCCGATTCCGTACGATGCGGAATACCGGATATCACAAAATATGTAACGTTACTTGAAGCAAAACACTACAGCCGTCGAACCGTACAGGCATATGCAAAATGGCTGATTGCATTCGGTAAACGTTTTGCCTCCATACCTTCGGCTCTGTTATCTCAAACTGAAATTAACCTTTTTCTGACTGAACTCGTTACGGAAAAAAACGTCAGTGCTTCAACGCAAAATCAGGCGCTGGCTGCGCTCCTTTTTTATTTCAGATATATAAAAGGAACTGAACCTTGCAATCTTGCATCCGTTATTCGGGCAAAAAAAACGGTACATATTCCGGTAGTATTCAGTAAAGATGAAGTACGTGCAATCTTTGATCAGCTGTCGGATGAAAAACTGCTTATTGCACAACTGCTGTACGGAACCGGTATGCGTTTAAGTGAATGTCTCTGTCTGCGCATACAGGACATTGATTTTGCGCATAATATGATTATCATACGGAATGGAAAAGGGGCAAAGGACAGACGGACGATGCTGCCGCACATACTTGAAAAAAAAATACGTGCGCATATCGTTTCTGTAAAGCAACTGCATCAGGCAGACATCGCCGACGGATGGGGTGTCGTTACACTCCCTTTTGCCTTGCGTAAAAAATATTCCGGCGCTTCCGCCGATTTTGCGTGGCAGTGGGTATTTCCGCAAAAAAATCGATGGAAAAATACGGATACCGGTATGCAGGGGCGCTACCATATTGATGCATCGATAATGGAACGAGCCGTACAAAAAGCCGTGCGGGATGCCGGTATTTATAAACGGGGAAATTGTCATACATTCAGGCATTCCTTTGCTACTCATTTGCTTGAAAACGGATATGATATCCGCACCGTGCAGGAACTGCTTGGTCATTCGGATGTAAAAACGACCATGATTTATACGCACGTGTTGAATAAGGGGCCTTCCGGAGTGAGCAGTCCGTTAGATCGTTTGTAG